One genomic segment of Geoalkalibacter ferrihydriticus DSM 17813 includes these proteins:
- a CDS encoding 3-oxoacyl-ACP reductase family protein has protein sequence MNRIIFVTGASRGIGRGIAELFLDYGHRVAVGYRENQESAEYLGEKYPNALAVKVDLADRSSIKRAIEATRSHFGHGIEVLVNNGAIAQEKPFLTITDEDWDHMHAVNLRGPFAFTQEILPDMVDAGWGRIINITSIGGQWGGFNQVHYASAKAGLINFTKSMAKIYSANGITINAVAPGLVATDMSANELQTEAGREKIKNIPAQRLGTVAEVAETVLFLSSDGASYITGQTINLNGGMYFG, from the coding sequence ATGAATCGCATAATTTTCGTCACCGGTGCCAGTAGAGGAATTGGCAGAGGGATTGCTGAACTGTTTCTAGACTATGGACACCGTGTCGCGGTCGGATATAGGGAAAACCAAGAATCAGCTGAATATTTAGGTGAAAAATACCCCAATGCGTTGGCCGTTAAAGTTGATTTGGCAGACAGATCTTCAATCAAAAGAGCCATTGAAGCCACTCGGTCTCACTTTGGGCATGGCATAGAAGTCCTTGTGAACAACGGCGCTATAGCTCAGGAAAAGCCATTTCTGACTATTACCGATGAAGACTGGGACCATATGCATGCCGTCAACCTTCGCGGCCCTTTTGCCTTCACTCAGGAAATACTACCTGACATGGTCGATGCAGGATGGGGACGGATTATCAATATCACCTCAATCGGTGGCCAATGGGGTGGGTTTAACCAAGTACATTATGCCTCCGCTAAAGCAGGGCTGATAAACTTCACCAAATCAATGGCCAAGATTTACTCCGCAAACGGCATCACCATCAACGCGGTCGCGCCCGGCTTGGTCGCAACGGACATGTCCGCAAACGAGTTACAGACAGAAGCGGGGAGGGAAAAGATTAAAAATATCCCTGCCCAGCGACTTGGCACCGTTGCCGAAGTAGCAGAAACAGTGTTGTTTCTTTCCTCTGATGGCGCTTCCTACATCACCGGCCAAACCATCAACCTGAACGGAGGCATGTACTTCGGATGA
- a CDS encoding class I SAM-dependent methyltransferase, translated as MTLIPWSHVDSFLYNTTDPALTSHRPCPVCGSDQSREILRMNDFQFFTDNATLPKRTTIREVQCTACYALYLNPAYTSRGFEVLFAEAGCSYGATEGRPQEQIRWLTGVGLLNDGGSILDVGCYDGRFLSLLPAKVGRIGVDIDKPAIERGNHQYGNQGIELVHGDFDSFKLDRKPDAITMFHVLEHLPNPLETLRNLRNQGHEDTSLVVEVPILENGFTNDINSFFSAQHMTHFSKNSLKNVLARAGWELAGQLEQPDYNGYRVLAKPAKITLQANANPEDDITLKHLLKHRRDAIGKANANLTAIGDAEKVVVWGGGMHTEFLYHLTGVFSRKSNRQFLIVDSDPLKQGKTWRGVKIEAPEHIRQIDWTDAKLLISSYGGQEKIAEFASMMSAPENVMVKVYDAIRVY; from the coding sequence ATGACCCTGATTCCCTGGAGCCATGTCGACTCTTTTCTCTACAATACGACGGACCCTGCCCTCACAAGCCATCGACCGTGTCCGGTATGTGGCTCTGACCAATCCCGTGAAATTTTGAGAATGAACGATTTCCAGTTTTTCACAGACAACGCAACGCTCCCAAAGCGCACCACAATCCGTGAAGTACAATGCACCGCATGCTACGCCCTCTATCTCAATCCCGCCTACACATCCCGCGGCTTTGAGGTTCTTTTCGCCGAAGCAGGCTGCTCTTATGGTGCGACAGAAGGACGGCCCCAGGAACAAATCCGCTGGCTGACAGGGGTGGGATTACTGAACGATGGAGGAAGTATTCTGGATGTCGGCTGTTACGATGGAAGATTTCTTTCACTTCTCCCTGCAAAAGTCGGAAGAATCGGGGTTGATATCGACAAACCGGCCATTGAGCGTGGCAATCACCAGTATGGCAACCAAGGGATAGAGCTGGTTCATGGTGATTTCGACAGCTTTAAACTCGACAGAAAGCCAGATGCCATCACAATGTTTCATGTCTTGGAACATCTGCCCAACCCACTAGAGACCCTGAGAAACTTGCGTAATCAAGGGCACGAAGACACCTCACTGGTAGTCGAAGTCCCTATATTGGAAAACGGTTTCACAAACGACATAAACAGCTTCTTCTCAGCCCAACACATGACCCACTTCAGCAAAAACAGCCTTAAGAATGTACTTGCCCGTGCAGGCTGGGAGCTTGCCGGACAGTTGGAACAGCCTGACTACAATGGTTACAGGGTCCTTGCAAAGCCTGCTAAAATAACTCTTCAGGCGAATGCCAATCCCGAAGATGACATTACCTTGAAGCATCTCTTAAAACATCGGCGTGATGCTATAGGCAAGGCAAACGCCAACCTAACGGCTATTGGTGATGCAGAAAAGGTTGTAGTGTGGGGAGGAGGGATGCACACAGAATTTTTATATCACTTGACTGGCGTTTTTTCGCGAAAAAGCAATAGGCAGTTCCTCATTGTGGATAGTGACCCTCTAAAGCAAGGGAAAACTTGGCGTGGAGTCAAGATTGAAGCACCTGAGCATATCCGCCAAATAGATTGGACCGATGCTAAACTTTTGATCTCAAGTTACGGGGGGCAAGAAAAAATCGCGGAGTTTGCATCAATGATGAGTGCCCCGGAAAATGTTATGGTTAAGGTTTACGACGCTATACGAGTTTACTGA
- a CDS encoding transketolase family protein translates to MEGPTYWKIGDQISLRDAFGRALTSLGSIRDDFVLFDADVAGGTGAKPFVQAFPEKVVQFGIAEQNMMAAAGGFADTGIIPVVTTFAAFGTMRAHEQFRTAIAYPGRNVKLCCSHIGVDVGPDGPTAQMLEDLATIRAVPGVTVVVPADANQMLQALPAILDHPGPVYMRIGRSPAPVITPADSSFNIGKASRLRGGNDVTLIATGVMVARALAAAENLASDGIEARVINLSTIKPLDKEELLQAAIETGALVTAEDHSVLGGMGSAVAEFLAETHPVPISFVGVRDRFGKSGEPEELARLFGLTAEDIQKAAKSVIVRKKA, encoded by the coding sequence ATGGAGGGGCCGACCTATTGGAAAATTGGTGATCAGATTTCCTTGCGCGATGCTTTTGGTCGTGCCCTAACATCCTTGGGTTCAATTCGGGATGATTTTGTCTTGTTCGATGCCGACGTTGCCGGTGGAACGGGGGCTAAACCTTTCGTGCAGGCGTTCCCCGAAAAAGTTGTGCAATTCGGCATCGCTGAACAAAATATGATGGCAGCAGCCGGCGGTTTTGCCGATACGGGTATCATCCCGGTGGTGACAACCTTTGCTGCTTTTGGAACGATGCGAGCGCACGAACAGTTCCGCACTGCCATAGCCTATCCAGGGCGTAATGTAAAACTCTGTTGCTCCCATATCGGGGTAGACGTAGGACCTGACGGGCCTACCGCACAAATGCTTGAGGACCTGGCAACCATCAGAGCCGTTCCGGGTGTTACTGTCGTGGTGCCGGCCGATGCGAATCAAATGTTGCAGGCGTTGCCGGCAATCTTGGATCACCCTGGTCCTGTATACATGCGCATTGGTCGTAGCCCGGCACCGGTTATCACCCCTGCAGACTCATCCTTTAATATCGGCAAGGCATCCCGTCTGCGTGGCGGTAATGACGTGACTCTTATTGCCACGGGAGTTATGGTCGCTAGAGCACTTGCTGCTGCAGAAAATCTTGCAAGCGACGGGATAGAAGCCCGTGTGATCAATCTTTCAACCATAAAACCACTGGACAAAGAAGAACTGCTACAAGCCGCTATAGAAACCGGGGCACTAGTAACTGCCGAGGACCACAGTGTCCTTGGTGGGATGGGAAGCGCTGTCGCGGAGTTCCTCGCCGAAACTCATCCTGTCCCTATCTCTTTTGTGGGAGTCCGAGATCGTTTTGGTAAATCGGGAGAGCCGGAAGAACTGGCACGACTTTTTGGCCTGACAGCTGAGGATATCCAAAAGGCTGCCAAAAGCGTTATTGTGCGGAAGAAAGCTTAA
- a CDS encoding FkbM family methyltransferase, whose product MITFAKAKFDMEKLLLKQESVVIFGAGLAGKNALKVLKGKGIKVLFFCDNDKKKLGSYIEGIEIFPPSHLLEHTEKTILIASDYFGEISRQLQAIGITKFYYFGFCFDYERWHGHFDSRRLEACQSRINISYKLFSDEESRNLFASLVEFRKTLGASGASWSPFDEYFHPEVNPKQGDTIIDGGAWTGDTAEAFSRALNGKCQIYSFEPDDESFCKLRENVSTQSLNGSVHPVKLGLWSHAATLKFESCRENSMQHQVSENGDLQIQVTSIDEFASKNNIKIDLIKMDIEGSEIEALLGACETIRKSRPRLQICSYHKFDDLWEIPILIKELFPGYLLYLGHHSQNIFETIVYAKSPQ is encoded by the coding sequence GTGATAACTTTTGCTAAAGCCAAATTCGACATGGAAAAATTATTATTAAAACAAGAATCTGTCGTGATTTTTGGAGCAGGTCTTGCGGGAAAAAATGCCCTTAAAGTCCTTAAAGGAAAAGGAATTAAGGTTTTGTTTTTTTGTGACAACGATAAAAAAAAACTCGGCTCTTATATTGAAGGTATAGAAATTTTTCCACCATCTCATCTTTTGGAACACACGGAAAAAACTATTTTGATAGCAAGTGATTATTTTGGAGAGATTTCCAGGCAGTTGCAGGCGATCGGGATCACAAAGTTCTATTATTTCGGGTTTTGCTTTGATTACGAACGTTGGCATGGGCATTTTGATTCTCGCCGACTTGAGGCATGTCAATCGCGGATAAATATCTCTTATAAATTATTTAGTGATGAGGAGTCGCGCAACTTATTTGCTTCACTGGTTGAATTCCGAAAGACACTTGGCGCATCAGGAGCAAGTTGGTCTCCTTTCGATGAATATTTTCATCCTGAAGTTAATCCGAAGCAGGGCGACACCATCATTGACGGGGGGGCATGGACAGGGGACACCGCTGAAGCTTTTAGCCGCGCCCTGAATGGCAAATGTCAGATCTACTCATTTGAGCCGGATGACGAGAGTTTCTGTAAACTCCGGGAAAATGTAAGCACCCAAAGTCTCAATGGATCAGTCCACCCCGTCAAGTTGGGGCTGTGGTCCCATGCAGCCACCTTAAAATTTGAATCATGCCGGGAAAATTCGATGCAACATCAGGTTTCTGAAAATGGCGACCTCCAAATCCAGGTCACGAGTATTGATGAGTTTGCCTCAAAAAATAATATTAAGATTGATTTGATAAAAATGGATATTGAAGGTTCAGAAATAGAAGCATTGCTTGGCGCCTGTGAAACGATCCGGAAATCCAGGCCCCGTTTGCAAATTTGCTCTTATCACAAATTTGATGATCTATGGGAAATTCCGATACTTATCAAGGAGTTATTCCCGGGTTATCTGTTGTATCTAGGGCACCATTCCCAAAACATTTTCGAGACAATTGTCTACGCAAAAAGTCCACAATGA
- a CDS encoding transketolase — protein MNDLRELARKIRVLAIEAIYCARSGHPGGSLSAADILGVLYFEELRVDPTQPRWIDRDRFILSKGHACPALYAALALKGFFPAEDVRSLRKIDHYLEGHPDVKIPGVDAPSGSLGMGLSQGLGMALGARYGKRSFRTYVLLGDGDMQEGNTWEAFMAAGHHKVASLTAILDYNGLQGEDLVTKQMNYNPIAEKLTAFGWNVQEVDGHNIDQLRAALAAARSECDRPSFILARTVKGKGVEFMENQQVWHGSSTLTNEQYQQSLKGLEA, from the coding sequence ATGAACGATCTAAGGGAACTTGCCCGTAAAATACGGGTGCTGGCCATAGAGGCTATTTACTGCGCACGCTCAGGTCATCCTGGCGGCAGCCTGTCGGCTGCCGACATTCTTGGCGTGCTCTACTTTGAGGAATTACGCGTTGATCCAACGCAACCGCGCTGGATTGACCGAGACAGATTTATATTATCCAAGGGTCACGCCTGTCCTGCCCTGTATGCCGCCCTCGCACTCAAAGGGTTTTTCCCCGCAGAAGATGTCCGCAGTCTGCGCAAGATTGATCACTACCTAGAGGGGCATCCCGATGTAAAGATACCTGGAGTGGATGCGCCATCAGGCTCACTTGGCATGGGGCTTTCACAGGGACTTGGCATGGCTCTGGGGGCTCGTTATGGCAAGAGAAGTTTCCGCACCTATGTGCTGCTTGGTGACGGCGACATGCAGGAAGGCAATACCTGGGAAGCGTTCATGGCGGCCGGCCACCACAAGGTTGCGTCCTTAACTGCCATTCTGGACTATAATGGGCTGCAAGGTGAGGACCTTGTCACGAAGCAGATGAATTACAACCCCATTGCCGAAAAACTCACTGCCTTCGGTTGGAATGTTCAGGAAGTTGATGGCCACAATATTGATCAACTGCGCGCGGCACTGGCGGCAGCTCGCTCCGAATGTGATAGGCCAAGCTTTATTCTTGCGCGAACGGTCAAAGGCAAAGGGGTCGAATTCATGGAAAATCAGCAGGTATGGCATGGGAGCTCGACCTTGACTAACGAGCAGTACCAACAATCCCTTAAAGGTCTGGAGGCGTGA